One Dioscorea cayenensis subsp. rotundata cultivar TDr96_F1 chromosome 15, TDr96_F1_v2_PseudoChromosome.rev07_lg8_w22 25.fasta, whole genome shotgun sequence genomic region harbors:
- the LOC120277919 gene encoding GATA transcription factor 18-like isoform X2, translated as MSESNPPDHELYAHDGAGAAGGGAEKMDVASDMPSDQEHLGEAVDAAMPLMSVTSNQLTLLFQGEVYVFDSVSPEKVQAVLLLLGGCEVPTGIAGMTLPCHQDDKGLDDLLRRTNIPAKRIASLIRFREKRKERCFDKKIRYNVRKEVALRMQRRKGQFAGKANPQEGASVPSTCELAQSSGQDDSLQESKCQNCGISEKMTPAMRRGPAGPRSLCNACGLMWANKGTLRNLSKVSKMGTPSPANNTNMLGESIDSDTGDNKPLILASENQDPVVNPSEIKWDAW; from the exons ATGTCGGAATCCAACCCGCCGGACCACGAGCTCTACGCCCATGATGGAGCCGGGGCTGCAGGGGGCGGTGCTGAGAAGATGGATGTTGCGTCGGATATGCCCTCGGATCAAGAGCATCTCGGGGAGGCTGTTGATGCGGCGATGCCGCTCATGAGTGTAACTTCGAATCAGTTGACGCTTTTGTTCCAGGGAGAGGTCTATGTGTTTGATTCCGTCTCTCCTGAAAAG GTGCAAGCAGTGCTATTGCTGTTGGGAGGTTGTGAAGTACCAACTGGCATAGCTGGAATGACATTACCCTGTCACCAGGATGACAAG GGTTTGGATGATTTACTACGGCGCACAAACATTCCTGCAAAGAGGATTGCTTCATTGATTAGATTTCGTGAAAAACGCAAGGAGCGGTGTTTTGATAAGAAAATTCGATATAATGTCCGGAAGGAGGTTGCTCTCAG GATGCAACGCCGGAAAGGACAATTCGCTGGCAAGGCAAATCCTCAGGAAGGTGCATCTGTGCCATCAACTTGTGAACTTGCTCAGAGTTCTGGCCAAGATGATAGTCTGCAAGAAAGCAA ATGTCAAAATTGTGGCATTAGTGAAAAGATGACACCAGCAATGCGGCGCGGACCAGCAGGTCCAAGATCTCTCTGCAATGCATGTGGACTGATGTGGGCAAACAAG GGTACTTTGAGAAATCTCTCCAAAGTCTCCAAAATGGGTACCCCGAGTCCTGCCAATAATACGAATATGCTT GGGGAATCCATTGATTCAGACACCGGTGACAACAAACCTCTTATTTTGGCATCTGAAAATCAAGATCCAGTTGTGAACCCATCAGAAAT CAAATGGGATGCCTGGTGA
- the LOC120277919 gene encoding GATA transcription factor 18-like isoform X1, translating to MSESNPPDHELYAHDGAGAAGGGAEKMDVASDMPSDQEHLGEAVDAAMPLMSVTSNQLTLLFQGEVYVFDSVSPEKVQAVLLLLGGCEVPTGIAGMTLPCHQDDKGLDDLLRRTNIPAKRIASLIRFREKRKERCFDKKIRYNVRKEVALRMQRRKGQFAGKANPQEGASVPSTCELAQSSGQDDSLQESKCQNCGISEKMTPAMRRGPAGPRSLCNACGLMWANKGTLRNLSKVSKMGTPSPANNTNMLGESIDSDTGDNKPLILASENQDPVVNPSEIAANGMPGDMQHEGGNELKTKL from the exons ATGTCGGAATCCAACCCGCCGGACCACGAGCTCTACGCCCATGATGGAGCCGGGGCTGCAGGGGGCGGTGCTGAGAAGATGGATGTTGCGTCGGATATGCCCTCGGATCAAGAGCATCTCGGGGAGGCTGTTGATGCGGCGATGCCGCTCATGAGTGTAACTTCGAATCAGTTGACGCTTTTGTTCCAGGGAGAGGTCTATGTGTTTGATTCCGTCTCTCCTGAAAAG GTGCAAGCAGTGCTATTGCTGTTGGGAGGTTGTGAAGTACCAACTGGCATAGCTGGAATGACATTACCCTGTCACCAGGATGACAAG GGTTTGGATGATTTACTACGGCGCACAAACATTCCTGCAAAGAGGATTGCTTCATTGATTAGATTTCGTGAAAAACGCAAGGAGCGGTGTTTTGATAAGAAAATTCGATATAATGTCCGGAAGGAGGTTGCTCTCAG GATGCAACGCCGGAAAGGACAATTCGCTGGCAAGGCAAATCCTCAGGAAGGTGCATCTGTGCCATCAACTTGTGAACTTGCTCAGAGTTCTGGCCAAGATGATAGTCTGCAAGAAAGCAA ATGTCAAAATTGTGGCATTAGTGAAAAGATGACACCAGCAATGCGGCGCGGACCAGCAGGTCCAAGATCTCTCTGCAATGCATGTGGACTGATGTGGGCAAACAAG GGTACTTTGAGAAATCTCTCCAAAGTCTCCAAAATGGGTACCCCGAGTCCTGCCAATAATACGAATATGCTT GGGGAATCCATTGATTCAGACACCGGTGACAACAAACCTCTTATTTTGGCATCTGAAAATCAAGATCCAGTTGTGAACCCATCAGAAAT AGCAGCAAATGGGATGCCTGGTGACATGCAGCATGAAGGAGGAAATGAGTTAAAGACTAAATTGTGA